The following coding sequences are from one Thermofilaceae archaeon window:
- a CDS encoding nickel-dependent hydrogenase large subunit: MSIYLPIGPQHPVHPEAVQLKLKVEGEEVVDADVDVSFVHRGIEKVLETKTYVQGLFLAERICGICNVAHTTCYAINVERLAGVEVPRRALYLRLVVEELARMHSHMLWLSLLAHVIGFDSLFMLVQRDRELVLDLIEEITGGRVITSYNVIGGVRRNVDAALAQKIISTLDGLRKRVLEYKRLLEEDAILRARTEDVGYLSSSKAVELSAVGPVARASGVPYDVRECDPYLIHDEVPFNVVVYDTCDVWGRAMVRIDEVLESIEMIRYALERLPEGDVRAKVPLLIKPPPGESVARVEAPRGELIHYVRSDGSEKPVRYKVRTPTLANLAALVEMLKTGRKDRPVYVADVPVIFASIDPCICCAARVLLIDEKRGSVKEVGMDEVVRGE; encoded by the coding sequence TTGAGCATTTACCTGCCAATAGGACCCCAGCACCCCGTGCATCCTGAGGCTGTGCAATTAAAACTCAAGGTCGAGGGCGAAGAGGTTGTAGACGCCGATGTCGACGTTAGCTTCGTCCATCGAGGCATAGAGAAAGTGCTGGAAACTAAAACGTACGTACAGGGGCTATTCCTGGCCGAAAGGATCTGCGGGATCTGTAACGTTGCCCACACCACATGCTACGCGATAAATGTTGAGCGATTGGCTGGAGTGGAGGTTCCACGAAGGGCTTTGTACCTGCGCTTAGTGGTGGAGGAATTAGCCAGGATGCACTCGCATATGCTGTGGCTAAGCCTCTTGGCACACGTTATAGGGTTTGACTCTCTTTTCATGCTGGTTCAACGCGATAGGGAGCTTGTATTAGATCTGATTGAAGAGATCACAGGAGGAAGGGTCATCACCAGCTACAACGTGATAGGCGGAGTGAGGAGAAATGTTGACGCAGCTTTAGCCCAAAAAATAATTAGTACACTGGATGGATTAAGGAAGCGAGTCCTCGAGTACAAGCGGTTGCTCGAAGAGGACGCCATCCTAAGGGCTAGAACAGAGGATGTGGGATACCTGAGCAGCAGTAAAGCCGTTGAACTTTCCGCGGTGGGACCTGTGGCCAGGGCTTCAGGTGTGCCGTACGACGTTAGAGAGTGCGACCCCTATCTAATTCACGACGAAGTGCCGTTCAACGTGGTAGTCTACGATACTTGCGACGTCTGGGGGAGAGCCATGGTGAGAATCGATGAAGTGCTGGAGTCGATTGAAATGATTCGCTACGCTCTCGAGCGGCTACCGGAGGGCGACGTCAGGGCGAAAGTCCCCCTCTTGATTAAGCCACCCCCCGGGGAGAGTGTGGCGCGCGTTGAGGCTCCGAGGGGCGAGCTAATCCACTACGTTAGATCCGATGGTTCGGAGAAACCGGTCAGGTACAAGGTCAGAACTCCCACCCTGGCCAACTTGGCTGCCCTTGTCGAAATGCTTAAGACGGGGAGGAAAGATAGGCCGGTCTACGTGGCCGATGTTCCAGTGATCTTCGCAAGCATAGACCCTTGCATTTGTTGCGCAGCTAGGGTGTTGCTCATCGACGAGAAGCGAGGCTCCGTCAAGGAGGTCGGAATGGATGAAGTCGTTAGGGGTGAGTGA
- a CDS encoding NADH-quinone oxidoreductase subunit C has translation MSGIEEPVSEEEVLQRLKEALGEALLDARIAGKRRVFVTVDREHYRTAIVALKEMGFDFLSAVTGVDAGDRFEVIAHVGRRVSVAVKALVPKDDARIASIVDVYPAAFFYEREAWEMLGIHFEGHPKLERTFLPESWPPGVYPLRKDYRQGSERG, from the coding sequence TTGAGCGGGATCGAGGAGCCGGTAAGCGAGGAAGAAGTGCTGCAAAGGTTGAAGGAAGCGTTAGGGGAAGCGCTGCTCGATGCCCGTATAGCAGGCAAACGCAGGGTGTTCGTTACGGTTGATCGAGAGCATTACCGCACGGCGATTGTTGCTCTAAAAGAGATGGGTTTCGACTTCCTGTCCGCTGTTACCGGCGTTGACGCGGGCGACAGGTTTGAGGTTATAGCGCATGTGGGTAGAAGGGTATCTGTGGCGGTTAAGGCTCTCGTACCTAAGGATGACGCAAGAATCGCAAGCATAGTAGACGTGTACCCGGCAGCGTTCTTCTACGAGCGTGAGGCCTGGGAGATGCTTGGTATACACTTTGAGGGTCATCCTAAGCTGGAGCGAACCTTTCTCCCTGAGAGTTGGCCGCCTGGAGTATACCCACTTCGGAAGGACTACAGGCAAGGAAGCGAAAGAGGGTGA
- a CDS encoding NADH-quinone oxidoreductase subunit B family protein produces MLSRLARWARSRSLWVLLFNTGACNACDLEVLAALNPRFDAERFGVLLKGSPRHADVLLVTGAVTRQVESRLRRIYEQMARPKFVVAVGSCASSGGIYVGSYSVHRGLSEVLPVHAYVPGCPVRPEAVLDALRVLAEKIERGELG; encoded by the coding sequence ATGCTAAGCAGGCTGGCTAGGTGGGCGCGCTCGAGAAGCCTGTGGGTGCTGCTATTCAACACAGGAGCTTGCAACGCGTGCGACCTTGAGGTCCTAGCAGCTCTAAACCCCCGCTTCGATGCAGAGCGCTTCGGGGTTCTACTGAAAGGAAGCCCAAGGCACGCTGATGTGCTGTTGGTGACAGGAGCCGTAACTCGCCAGGTTGAGAGCAGACTGCGCAGAATATACGAGCAGATGGCGAGGCCAAAGTTTGTGGTGGCGGTCGGCTCGTGCGCATCGAGCGGGGGGATCTACGTGGGAAGCTACAGCGTTCATAGAGGGTTGAGCGAGGTTCTTCCGGTTCACGCCTACGTGCCTGGATGCCCCGTGAGGCCGGAGGCTGTGCTAGATGCTCTGAGAGTTTTAGCGGAGAAGATAGAACGGGGTGAGCTAGGTTGA
- the ndhC gene encoding NADH-quinone oxidoreductase subunit A, which translates to MEEIAYLLISTLAVLATFYAVHRLLAPQSRGGEGGRAPYACGEDLPPERVPFTVVFYKYVCLFTVTDVVAMLLAFAFSAAPSLRNATLQYAVLTYCLTLVIVLLSTVGWDAKQAG; encoded by the coding sequence GTGGAAGAGATAGCGTACCTACTCATCAGCACACTTGCCGTGCTAGCAACGTTCTACGCCGTACACAGACTGCTCGCCCCACAGTCGCGAGGGGGTGAGGGGGGTAGAGCGCCCTACGCCTGCGGCGAAGATTTACCGCCTGAGAGAGTCCCCTTCACAGTGGTGTTCTACAAGTACGTGTGTTTATTCACTGTGACGGACGTGGTCGCCATGCTGCTGGCTTTCGCCTTTTCGGCGGCGCCCTCACTCAGGAACGCCACGCTGCAGTACGCGGTTCTCACGTACTGTCTCACGCTCGTCATTGTTCTACTATCAACGGTGGGCTGGGATGCTAAGCAGGCTGGCTAG
- a CDS encoding DUF2258 domain-containing protein has protein sequence MGGEEEITRDEARVEEYRQLYSTVALKAARTVELRTGIIPAARFADKIRRVALAAFKGYAPRDVIIRDVSEFNKKLYEVIVNKMGCAKGDLVRIVVDVAYDEEGQKLIFGEPKIDKFVPESELKAEYEAKIKELEAERDRLARALEAERDRLAQVKKRLEELLREL, from the coding sequence GTGGGAGGCGAGGAGGAGATTACCCGTGATGAAGCGCGGGTGGAGGAGTACAGGCAACTTTACAGCACGGTTGCGCTAAAGGCCGCCAGAACCGTTGAGCTAAGGACGGGAATTATACCGGCTGCCCGCTTTGCCGATAAGATCCGCCGCGTTGCGTTAGCGGCGTTCAAAGGCTACGCTCCTCGCGATGTGATCATCAGGGATGTTTCCGAGTTTAATAAGAAGCTTTACGAAGTCATTGTCAACAAGATGGGCTGCGCGAAGGGAGATCTTGTGAGAATAGTCGTTGATGTAGCTTACGATGAGGAGGGGCAGAAGCTGATCTTCGGAGAGCCGAAGATCGACAAGTTCGTACCCGAAAGCGAGTTGAAAGCGGAGTATGAAGCAAAGATTAAGGAGCTCGAAGCAGAGCGCGATCGATTGGCCAGAGCTCTCGAGGCTGAACGCGATAGGCTAGCTCAGGTTAAAAAGAGGCTGGAGGAGCTGTTAAGGGAGCTATAG
- a CDS encoding galactokinase family protein yields MEGLGSARSRSEVLNGIAETFGRPIKAASAPGRADFLNTHQDYKGLPVVPIAVNLRTYAVALRELPDHFEVVSLNLKRDGRPHLDRFPLNPQLRGGGWFGDYLRACVIALRRAGFGIDRGLSVVIDSDVPAGGGLGSSAALEVAFLKLLDAFFGFGLSRKELAELAFKAENEIMGIPCGRLDQYGSSYGRAILLNTRPPYEVKELPLQGIKMVVADSGIKHRVAAIHPVRQAEIERGLAQLLSFTELPDDLRRSLGKRYWEPLWENLDLQRLEPYLRKIDPKAADRIRFTILMHESTLLALRLIERGALSAEDLERAGVKPAAGGFLEALGAILNRQHELLRDLYEVSLPELERIRDAMLHAGAYGVKISGAGLGGALIALTDEERGAEIAKAALRAGARRAWLVEIDEGAREEPL; encoded by the coding sequence GTGGAAGGGCTAGGCTCTGCCCGAAGTCGATCCGAAGTGTTGAACGGGATTGCAGAAACATTCGGAAGGCCAATAAAAGCAGCCTCGGCACCCGGTAGAGCGGACTTCTTAAATACACACCAGGACTACAAAGGGCTTCCCGTCGTACCGATTGCCGTGAATCTCAGAACGTATGCAGTTGCCTTGCGCGAGTTGCCTGACCACTTTGAAGTCGTAAGCTTGAACCTGAAGCGCGATGGACGCCCCCATCTCGATAGGTTCCCCTTGAATCCTCAGCTGAGGGGTGGAGGCTGGTTTGGCGATTACCTGAGGGCTTGCGTCATAGCACTGAGGCGAGCGGGGTTTGGCATAGATAGGGGCTTGAGCGTTGTCATAGACAGCGACGTCCCCGCTGGCGGAGGTTTGGGGAGCAGCGCTGCCCTGGAAGTCGCTTTCCTGAAGCTCCTCGACGCTTTCTTCGGCTTCGGCTTGAGCAGAAAGGAGCTTGCCGAATTGGCGTTTAAGGCGGAGAACGAGATTATGGGAATACCCTGCGGAAGGCTGGATCAGTACGGGTCCTCGTACGGGCGCGCAATACTGTTAAACACAAGGCCGCCCTACGAGGTTAAGGAACTCCCGCTACAGGGCATTAAGATGGTCGTAGCCGATTCCGGCATAAAGCACCGCGTGGCAGCGATACACCCGGTCAGGCAAGCCGAGATCGAGCGCGGACTGGCACAGCTCCTCTCGTTCACCGAGCTACCCGACGACCTTAGGAGATCACTTGGTAAAAGGTACTGGGAGCCTCTCTGGGAGAACTTGGATCTGCAGAGGCTGGAACCCTACTTGAGGAAGATCGATCCCAAGGCGGCCGACAGGATCAGATTCACCATACTCATGCACGAATCAACCCTTTTGGCCCTTAGATTGATCGAACGTGGGGCCCTGAGCGCTGAAGACCTCGAGCGCGCAGGCGTGAAGCCAGCTGCGGGCGGTTTCTTAGAAGCTCTAGGAGCCATACTGAATAGGCAGCACGAGCTCCTTCGCGACCTCTACGAGGTAAGCCTGCCCGAGCTCGAGAGGATACGCGATGCCATGCTTCACGCAGGAGCTTATGGTGTCAAGATCAGTGGGGCCGGGCTTGGTGGCGCGTTGATTGCCTTGACCGACGAAGAGCGCGGCGCTGAAATCGCGAAGGCAGCTCTTCGCGCTGGCGCTAGGAGGGCTTGGCTTGTTGAAATCGATGAAGGTGCGAGAGAGGAGCCTCTGTGA
- the pheT gene encoding phenylalanine--tRNA ligase subunit beta, producing the protein MPVCRVALFDLSRLVGREVGQEELENLLPRLKCEFEAVEGGYVVYEATHDRPDLFSAEGLSRALRGLLRIEEGLRAFRTEKVGEAINEGPAYRPYVLLATVHGLELDDEAISQIMQLQEKLHATYGRDRRKVSIGVYDLSRVKFPIRYLEADPDAVAFTPLEFGRELSLREILKHHPKGVQYGHLLAGKARFPILVDGEGKVLSMPPIVNSEDSKVTEKTVEVLVDVTATDLKAAKDVLAVMVTSIAERGEKIGLVSVHSRDGVHELSLEPSEMLLEPELLERVAGLKLQLGEIVECLRLMRFDAEVRGQSIAVRIPAYRIDILHPVDLVEEVVMGYGFDRLTPELMPPQHAGGEAPIEVFSRRLRELMVGFGFQEVQNYMLTCKEVLYTLMEAPELPTVEVENPKQAQFSCLRTWLTPLLLQVLSRSKHADYPQRIFECGDVVLPDEEAENRVREERRLAFAFSDSRATLTEVLAVVKELMRLLRLECTFKREEHPSFIKGRYALIVVDGEQVGFAGEVHPKVLVNWGLEKPVAVAELNLSILFRLLSASQP; encoded by the coding sequence GTGCCGGTGTGCAGGGTGGCTCTCTTCGACCTCAGCAGGCTCGTAGGGCGAGAGGTGGGGCAAGAGGAGTTGGAGAACCTGCTGCCGCGGTTGAAGTGCGAGTTCGAAGCCGTTGAAGGCGGCTACGTGGTGTACGAGGCTACGCACGATAGACCGGACCTCTTCTCCGCTGAAGGTCTCTCGCGAGCCCTAAGGGGGTTGCTCAGGATCGAGGAGGGTCTCAGAGCGTTCAGGACCGAGAAGGTGGGCGAGGCTATTAACGAGGGTCCTGCTTACCGGCCGTACGTTCTCCTGGCGACGGTCCACGGCCTGGAGCTGGACGATGAAGCGATCAGCCAGATCATGCAGCTCCAGGAGAAGCTGCACGCGACCTACGGTAGGGATCGGAGGAAGGTGTCCATCGGTGTTTACGACCTATCCCGCGTGAAGTTCCCCATCCGGTACTTGGAAGCCGATCCGGACGCTGTTGCCTTTACCCCGCTCGAGTTTGGGAGGGAGCTGAGCCTCCGCGAGATACTCAAGCACCACCCCAAGGGCGTTCAGTACGGACACTTGCTAGCCGGTAAAGCCAGGTTCCCGATCCTGGTCGACGGTGAAGGCAAGGTGCTATCGATGCCCCCGATAGTGAACAGCGAGGACTCAAAGGTCACCGAGAAAACCGTGGAGGTCCTGGTGGATGTCACAGCTACAGACCTGAAGGCCGCGAAGGATGTTCTAGCGGTGATGGTGACATCGATAGCCGAGCGGGGGGAGAAGATCGGGTTGGTATCGGTCCATTCCCGGGATGGGGTGCACGAGTTAAGCCTCGAACCTAGCGAAATGCTCCTCGAGCCGGAGCTGCTCGAGCGGGTGGCAGGTTTGAAGCTGCAGCTCGGCGAGATCGTGGAGTGCCTACGCTTGATGCGCTTCGACGCTGAGGTTAGGGGCCAGTCGATCGCCGTGCGAATCCCAGCCTACAGGATCGACATACTGCATCCAGTCGACCTAGTCGAGGAGGTGGTCATGGGCTACGGCTTCGACCGGTTGACGCCCGAGCTTATGCCCCCGCAGCACGCGGGCGGCGAGGCCCCCATCGAGGTCTTCAGCAGAAGGCTGAGGGAGCTCATGGTGGGCTTCGGCTTCCAAGAGGTTCAGAACTACATGCTCACCTGCAAGGAGGTCCTCTACACTCTAATGGAGGCCCCCGAGCTACCCACAGTGGAAGTGGAGAACCCGAAGCAAGCCCAGTTCTCGTGCCTGAGGACGTGGTTGACGCCTCTCCTGCTGCAGGTTCTGTCAAGAAGCAAGCACGCTGACTACCCCCAGAGGATCTTCGAATGCGGGGATGTGGTTCTGCCGGACGAGGAGGCCGAGAACAGGGTGAGGGAGGAGAGGAGGCTGGCCTTTGCATTCTCAGACAGCAGGGCAACATTAACCGAAGTGTTAGCGGTCGTAAAGGAGCTGATGCGCCTCCTCCGCCTCGAGTGCACGTTCAAGCGCGAGGAGCACCCGTCGTTCATCAAAGGCAGGTACGCTCTGATCGTTGTCGATGGCGAACAAGTCGGCTTCGCAGGCGAAGTTCACCCCAAGGTGCTCGTGAACTGGGGCCTGGAGAAGCCGGTAGCGGTAGCTGAGCTCAACTTATCAATCCTGTTCCGGTTGCTCAGCGCCTCTCAGCCTTAG
- a CDS encoding phenylalanine--tRNA ligase subunit alpha has protein sequence MAVGDGAPILVLDERLKGILEAISAGVKSLDEVASQLGQRREDLMRFVEELRVRGLLSVEKRSVERIELTEEGRRYARSLMPEEKLGLILERCGGAQLGELSSLAERLGLSLTDEEVRIGLQHLARFGAVRVRDTTVILEDAEALKRAVGEARGLREALVRVGAGAPVAPELLEQLRRRRLVSVRRVSELYLALTEEARRLLESGALRAARVVTALTPEMIISGEWRSAVFKEYDLSLPPPRVYPGRKHPYLEFLDEVRETLVAMGFEEMKGPHVELELWNFDALFQAQDHPAREIHDTFFVKYPTHGFVRDAGLLERVKAVHEHGGGTGSKGWGYRWDPLRATRLILRTQTTAVSVRTLYSKGEGEYRCFALDRVFRPENLDAKHSMEFYQLEGIIVSKRVTLRHLIGFFEELARRLGLGPVKIKPAYFPFTEPSVEGFIKHPKLGWIEVFPGGMFRPEVLEPLGVKGANVAAWGIGIDRIAMTVLGVDDIRLLFTQDLEFLRNWEPPIRW, from the coding sequence GTGGCGGTGGGTGATGGAGCGCCAATTTTGGTTCTAGATGAGAGGTTGAAGGGTATTCTCGAAGCGATTTCTGCCGGTGTGAAGAGCCTCGACGAGGTGGCTTCGCAGCTTGGGCAGAGGCGCGAGGATTTGATGCGTTTCGTCGAGGAGCTGAGGGTTAGGGGGTTGCTGAGCGTGGAGAAGAGATCTGTGGAGAGAATCGAGCTCACCGAGGAGGGGAGAAGGTACGCTCGCTCACTGATGCCGGAGGAGAAGCTGGGTTTGATCCTTGAGAGGTGCGGTGGTGCGCAGCTGGGCGAGCTCAGCTCCCTGGCCGAGCGGTTGGGCTTGAGTTTGACCGATGAGGAGGTTAGAATCGGTTTGCAGCACCTGGCCAGGTTCGGTGCTGTGAGGGTGAGGGACACCACAGTCATTCTCGAGGATGCTGAAGCCCTGAAGAGGGCTGTAGGCGAGGCTCGCGGGCTTAGGGAGGCGCTGGTGAGGGTGGGTGCGGGAGCCCCCGTCGCGCCCGAGCTCCTGGAGCAGCTGAGGCGGCGCAGGCTGGTCTCCGTGAGGAGGGTTTCAGAGCTGTACCTCGCGCTGACGGAGGAGGCGAGGAGGCTGCTGGAGTCGGGGGCGCTGCGCGCGGCCAGAGTCGTAACCGCCCTGACTCCGGAGATGATAATCAGCGGGGAGTGGAGGAGCGCGGTTTTCAAGGAGTACGATTTAAGCCTGCCGCCGCCCCGCGTATACCCGGGTCGGAAGCATCCCTACCTCGAGTTCCTCGATGAGGTGAGGGAGACGCTGGTGGCGATGGGGTTCGAGGAGATGAAAGGGCCTCACGTCGAGCTGGAGCTCTGGAACTTTGATGCCCTCTTCCAGGCCCAAGATCACCCCGCCAGGGAGATCCACGATACCTTCTTCGTCAAGTACCCCACGCACGGCTTCGTAAGGGACGCGGGGCTGCTGGAAAGGGTGAAAGCGGTCCACGAGCACGGCGGCGGAACCGGCTCAAAGGGTTGGGGCTACAGGTGGGATCCCCTCAGAGCCACTCGGCTGATCCTGAGGACTCAGACGACGGCCGTGTCGGTGAGAACCCTCTACTCGAAGGGTGAGGGGGAGTACCGGTGCTTCGCCCTCGACAGGGTCTTCAGACCCGAGAACCTCGACGCGAAGCACAGCATGGAGTTCTACCAGCTCGAGGGTATCATCGTGAGCAAGCGAGTAACTCTCAGGCACTTAATCGGGTTCTTCGAGGAGTTGGCCAGGAGGCTCGGCTTGGGGCCCGTGAAGATCAAGCCCGCATACTTCCCGTTCACCGAGCCCAGCGTTGAGGGCTTCATCAAGCACCCCAAGCTGGGCTGGATCGAGGTTTTCCCGGGCGGGATGTTCAGGCCGGAGGTCCTGGAGCCGCTGGGTGTGAAGGGGGCTAACGTGGCGGCGTGGGGGATCGGGATTGACAGGATTGCGATGACCGTGCTGGGAGTCGATGACATCAGGCTTCTCTTCACGCAGGACCTCGAGTTCCTCAGGAACTGGGAACCCCCCATCAGGTGGTAG
- a CDS encoding helicase C-terminal domain-containing protein → MKLFPAVWFVRALAVGERIAEDASKWGLSTFIAAGRERTCLQRRVADVGDFCRYYKYRCSYFRLPPYVRAKNFAELVERGRAEGWCPYYAQDLVECDILIQNYLKCTRWLHSPKAFIVDEAHNLLLPRERTYSISRIIETIAAAKQLGASDRLLRNLESVLRYMLVRDGVIDATLYLNEEDVNELWRLHVQGLEDGVSLRPLLDLTSIAYVEGERVTVYTPQPQLPYRPVIFVSATMPPGAEQLLGAEAVVRVPWLTKPKCKVVTSVTTRFEEFDTKVVLSYRRVLVDIARDFERVLVFVPSERVARELRGVANFEECVPPPDWRGILMLRARGRFSEGVDLPADAVVIAGAPFLPPSVGEWLARQLRRIGIQDPVRAAIDLPMLITTLQCIGRAWRDPSKPPLVVLADHRFERYTAVLREFLEIE, encoded by the coding sequence GTGAAGCTCTTCCCGGCTGTCTGGTTTGTTAGGGCTCTCGCCGTGGGCGAGAGAATCGCTGAAGACGCATCCAAATGGGGCTTGAGTACATTCATTGCCGCTGGGCGCGAACGGACATGCCTGCAACGACGCGTTGCTGACGTTGGCGATTTCTGCAGGTACTACAAGTACAGGTGTTCCTACTTCCGGCTACCCCCCTACGTACGTGCTAAGAACTTCGCCGAGCTGGTTGAGAGGGGGCGCGCCGAGGGATGGTGCCCCTACTATGCTCAGGATCTCGTCGAGTGCGATATTTTGATCCAGAATTACCTTAAGTGCACAAGATGGCTCCATTCGCCTAAAGCCTTTATCGTGGATGAGGCTCACAACCTCCTGCTGCCCCGCGAGAGGACGTACTCGATATCCCGCATCATTGAAACCATCGCTGCGGCCAAGCAGCTCGGAGCGAGCGATAGGCTGCTTCGCAACCTAGAATCCGTGTTGAGGTACATGCTGGTTAGAGATGGGGTGATCGATGCGACGCTGTACCTCAACGAGGAGGATGTTAACGAGCTATGGAGGTTGCACGTGCAAGGACTCGAAGATGGAGTCAGCCTGAGACCGCTGCTAGATCTCACGTCCATTGCTTACGTCGAAGGGGAGCGGGTCACAGTTTACACCCCTCAACCCCAGCTGCCGTACCGTCCCGTAATTTTCGTTAGCGCGACAATGCCTCCAGGGGCCGAGCAGCTCCTGGGGGCTGAAGCCGTAGTACGAGTCCCCTGGCTAACTAAGCCAAAGTGTAAAGTAGTTACTAGTGTTACAACGAGATTCGAGGAATTTGACACAAAGGTGGTGCTCAGCTACAGGAGGGTTCTCGTAGATATCGCTAGGGATTTCGAACGGGTGCTAGTATTCGTTCCCAGCGAAAGGGTCGCGCGAGAGCTTCGCGGTGTGGCGAACTTTGAAGAGTGCGTACCTCCCCCCGACTGGCGTGGCATCCTTATGTTGCGCGCTCGCGGCCGATTCAGCGAAGGGGTGGATCTTCCGGCTGATGCAGTTGTAATCGCGGGTGCACCCTTCCTACCGCCGAGCGTTGGAGAGTGGCTTGCACGACAGCTGAGGAGAATTGGCATCCAGGACCCCGTAAGGGCTGCTATCGATCTCCCCATGCTGATAACAACGCTGCAATGCATAGGTAGAGCCTGGAGAGACCCTTCAAAACCCCCCTTGGTAGTATTAGCCGATCATCGCTTCGAAAGGTACACAGCAGTGCTAAGGGAGTTCCTTGAGATCGAGTAG
- a CDS encoding anaerobic ribonucleoside-triphosphate reductase activating protein, protein MSEEVLLVGGWREVSLVDVLGHVSFTVWLARCNLKCPWCSNAELAKGVGARYVRVSEILEALEKAKAFIDVLHVTGGEPLLQHRALLNLFQRVRSQLNLPISLDTNGTHPKALERLAPLLYHLAIDVKAPLSDPQLYAKVTGVSLRLAERVVKDVAASIGIGLSVPFLELRTTLVPGLLTCDDAVRIAEELEELTRKATGRVIYVVQQFIPYEGVKGDFARRPATPAQEVADCARRVTVTTSLETYYRTLEEGTRKP, encoded by the coding sequence ATGAGCGAGGAGGTCCTGCTCGTCGGGGGTTGGAGGGAGGTAAGCCTCGTAGACGTCCTGGGGCACGTCTCCTTCACCGTCTGGCTCGCCCGGTGCAACCTGAAGTGCCCCTGGTGCTCCAACGCCGAACTGGCGAAGGGGGTTGGCGCCCGCTACGTGAGGGTCAGCGAGATCCTGGAAGCCCTTGAGAAGGCAAAGGCATTTATCGACGTGCTCCACGTCACAGGTGGAGAACCTCTGCTCCAGCACAGGGCTCTACTCAACCTCTTTCAGCGCGTCCGCAGCCAGCTCAACCTGCCTATCAGCCTCGACACGAACGGGACGCACCCGAAGGCCCTTGAGCGCCTCGCCCCCCTCCTCTACCACCTGGCGATCGACGTGAAAGCCCCGCTCAGCGACCCGCAGCTCTACGCGAAGGTCACAGGAGTCAGCTTGAGGTTGGCGGAGAGGGTTGTGAAGGACGTGGCCGCGAGCATAGGGATCGGATTGAGCGTACCCTTCCTCGAGCTCAGAACGACACTCGTGCCAGGCCTCCTTACATGCGACGATGCTGTGAGGATAGCAGAGGAGCTGGAGGAGCTCACGCGAAAAGCGACCGGCAGGGTGATCTACGTGGTCCAGCAGTTCATCCCCTACGAGGGGGTGAAAGGCGACTTCGCCCGGCGCCCAGCCACACCCGCACAGGAGGTAGCTGACTGCGCGAGAAGAGTCACTGTCACCACGAGCCTAGAAACATACTACAGAACACTAGAGGAAGGGACACGCAAACCTTAA